One Erysipelothrix amsterdamensis DNA window includes the following coding sequences:
- the uvrB gene encoding excinuclease ABC subunit UvrB, which produces MANKEEHKFELVSKFDPKGDQVKAIAELTQGILSGKKEQVLLGATGTGKTFTVSQVIAKLNRPTLVFVHNKTLAGQLYSEFKEFFPNNRVEYFVSNFDYYQPEAYLPGSDTYIEKSSMINQELDMLRHAAQNSVLQRRDTIIVASVASIYATADPSYYKEMLYVMRVGQEITREDLMRDLVKRQYIRNDMEQSVGTFRVRGDVIEVVRGDRDDIVVRVEFFGDEIDRIVEVDRITGNVREGYLVYDIFPANQYARDMDQIRPAADRIEAELHERLAYFESENKLVEYQRLKQRTEYDLEALREFGMCSGVENYSMHIDGRDPNQRPYTLFDYFPDDYLFVVDESHVSLPQVRGMYNGDQSRKRTLVEYGFRLPSAMNNRPMTFEEFTSVQKQTIYVSATPGDYELEKVNHQVVEQIIRPTGLLDPTIEIKKSQGQVDDLIDQILERRERDERVLITTLTVKMAQDLTNYLLETGIKVAYLHHETKTLERIEILRDLRLGKYDVVVGINLLREGLDLPEVSLIAILDADKEGFLRSYRSLVQIVGRAARNSNGHVIMYADRITDSMKKTIEETKRRRDIQIAYNEKHGITPQTIKKEIRDVIAGKETAALTHRIRNNKGKRKDKKAVDELIQRLEKEMREAAALLDFERAAQLRDIVMEMKASL; this is translated from the coding sequence ATGGCAAATAAAGAAGAACATAAATTTGAACTTGTATCTAAATTTGATCCTAAAGGTGATCAGGTTAAGGCAATCGCAGAACTTACTCAAGGGATTCTCAGTGGAAAAAAAGAACAAGTTCTTTTAGGGGCTACGGGAACGGGTAAAACCTTCACGGTTAGTCAAGTGATTGCGAAGTTAAACAGACCTACGCTTGTTTTTGTACATAATAAAACCCTTGCAGGTCAACTCTATTCGGAGTTTAAGGAATTTTTTCCAAACAATCGTGTAGAATACTTTGTCTCAAACTTTGATTATTATCAACCTGAAGCTTATCTACCAGGCTCAGATACTTATATCGAAAAAAGTTCGATGATTAATCAAGAGTTGGATATGCTTCGCCATGCGGCCCAAAACTCTGTATTACAACGTCGTGATACCATTATTGTTGCATCGGTGGCGAGTATCTATGCAACTGCAGATCCAAGTTATTATAAAGAAATGTTGTATGTTATGCGTGTTGGTCAAGAAATAACGCGAGAAGATTTGATGAGAGATCTTGTAAAGCGTCAATACATCCGTAATGATATGGAACAAAGTGTAGGAACATTTAGAGTTCGTGGTGATGTAATTGAAGTGGTTCGCGGTGATCGTGATGATATTGTAGTACGTGTTGAGTTCTTCGGTGATGAAATTGATCGTATTGTTGAAGTGGATCGCATAACAGGGAATGTCCGCGAAGGATATTTAGTGTACGACATTTTCCCTGCGAATCAGTATGCTCGGGATATGGATCAAATTCGTCCTGCAGCAGATCGAATCGAAGCTGAGTTGCATGAGCGTTTGGCTTATTTTGAATCTGAGAATAAACTTGTGGAATACCAACGACTTAAACAACGTACAGAGTACGATCTTGAGGCTTTACGAGAATTTGGGATGTGTTCGGGTGTGGAAAACTACTCAATGCATATTGACGGTCGTGATCCTAATCAAAGACCCTACACACTCTTTGATTATTTCCCAGATGATTATCTCTTTGTTGTGGATGAGTCTCACGTTTCACTACCTCAAGTTAGAGGAATGTATAATGGGGATCAGTCTCGTAAGCGCACACTTGTAGAGTATGGGTTCCGATTGCCAAGTGCAATGAATAACCGTCCAATGACTTTCGAAGAATTTACGAGTGTTCAAAAACAAACAATATATGTTTCCGCGACTCCCGGTGATTATGAACTTGAAAAGGTAAATCATCAGGTTGTCGAGCAGATTATTCGCCCTACGGGTCTTTTAGATCCCACAATCGAAATTAAAAAAAGTCAGGGTCAGGTTGATGACTTAATTGATCAAATTTTAGAACGTCGCGAACGTGATGAACGTGTTTTAATTACAACTCTCACCGTTAAAATGGCTCAAGATTTAACCAATTACCTTTTAGAAACGGGTATTAAAGTAGCCTATCTTCATCATGAAACGAAGACACTTGAGCGCATTGAAATTCTTAGAGATTTGCGTTTAGGGAAATATGATGTGGTGGTTGGAATTAACCTTTTAAGAGAAGGACTAGATCTTCCTGAAGTCAGTTTAATTGCAATTCTTGACGCCGATAAAGAGGGATTCCTCCGCTCATACCGTTCATTGGTTCAAATTGTAGGTCGTGCAGCTCGAAATTCAAATGGTCATGTAATCATGTATGCAGATCGCATTACGGATTCGATGAAAAAGACGATTGAAGAAACAAAACGAAGACGTGATATTCAGATTGCGTATAATGAGAAACATGGTATTACACCACAAACGATTAAAAAAGAAATACGCGATGTCATAGCAGGTAAAGAAACCGCAGCGTTAACACATCGTATTCGTAACAATAAAGGCAAACGTAAGGATAAAAAAGCTGTGGATGAGCTTATCCAACGCCTCGAAAAAGAAATGCGAGAAGCAGCAGCGCTTCTTGATTTTGAAAGAGCAGCTCAACTCCGCGATATTGTTATGGAGATGAAAGCAAGCTTATAG
- the uvrA gene encoding excinuclease ABC subunit UvrA codes for MENNKIIIKGAKENNLKNISLEIPRDKLVIMTGLSGSGKTSLAFDTIYAEGQRRYVESLSSYARQFLGNMEKPDVELIEGLSPSIAIDQKTTSNNPRSTVGTVTEIYDYLRLLYARVGIPYCPIHNVEITSQTIKQMVDRIMLLEDKTRLEILAPVVKAQKGEHRELLDSLRKEGYVRTYIDGALVMLDEEVTLEKNNRHDIEVVIDRIVKKEDSRYRLSDSLETALKLSDGVVLVKNGEENMVFSSNFACPECGFSIASIEPRLFSFNSPMGACHNCNGLGMTQSVDLEFLIPDPSLSIAEGGIRYYKNIVNSQNIEWQTFEHLIQFAKVDVDKPISKLTKKQMDILLYGSIVPVKYVIESRSGNSFHRNEPIEGVVSLIERRHRDTTSSSSREWYGSFMGEAVCSECHGARLNQEALSVRVGELNISQFTEQSIGDALHFMDRLELDEMKANIAELVIKEIVSRLTFLKDVGLEYLTLDRIAGSLSGGESQRIRLATQIGSRLTGVLYVLDEPSIGLHQRDNARLIETLKNMRDLGNTLIVVEHDEETMEAADWIVDIGPGAGALGGEVIANGPLASILENEDSITGQYLSGKRRIPTPKKRRKGNKKKIEIMGAEENNLKGINVKFPLGTFIAVTGVSGSGKSSLVNEVLSKTVYHALGKQRVKPGKHKKIKGLENIDKLITIDQNPIGRTPRSNPATYTGVFDDIRDLFAKTPEAKMRGYDKGRFSFNVAGGRCEMCKGDGVKRISMHFLPDVFVKCSECDGKRYNDETLQVHYKEKTIFDILDMSIDQATEFFAPISKIRKGLETLQDVGLGYIKLGQSATTLSGGEAQRVKLASELQRPSTGKTMFVLDEPTTGLHSYDVEKLTGVLQRIVENGDTVVVIEHNLDVIKNADYVIDLGPEGGEGGGTLVACGTPEDIAQVENSYTGHYLKGVLEKG; via the coding sequence ATGGAAAACAATAAAATTATCATTAAAGGTGCAAAAGAAAATAATCTAAAAAATATAAGCCTTGAAATTCCTAGAGATAAACTTGTAATTATGACTGGTTTGTCCGGTTCTGGTAAAACGAGTTTAGCGTTCGATACGATTTATGCTGAAGGTCAACGCCGTTATGTTGAATCGCTTAGTTCATACGCACGCCAGTTCTTAGGTAATATGGAAAAGCCCGATGTTGAATTAATTGAGGGGCTTTCTCCATCCATCGCAATTGATCAAAAAACGACAAGTAATAATCCCCGTTCTACAGTAGGAACTGTAACAGAGATTTATGATTACTTGCGTCTTTTGTATGCTCGGGTGGGTATTCCTTATTGCCCAATCCATAATGTTGAAATCACATCACAAACGATCAAACAAATGGTTGATCGTATTATGTTGCTTGAAGATAAAACGCGTTTAGAAATCTTGGCACCTGTTGTGAAGGCACAAAAGGGAGAGCACCGAGAGTTATTGGATAGTCTTCGAAAAGAAGGTTATGTACGTACGTATATCGATGGTGCTTTAGTGATGCTTGATGAAGAAGTGACACTTGAGAAAAATAATCGCCATGATATCGAAGTTGTGATTGACCGTATTGTGAAAAAAGAAGACAGTCGTTACCGACTCAGTGATTCGTTAGAGACAGCGCTGAAACTGAGTGATGGCGTTGTTCTTGTGAAGAATGGTGAAGAAAACATGGTGTTTTCAAGTAATTTTGCCTGTCCTGAATGTGGATTTAGTATCGCATCCATTGAACCTCGTCTTTTTTCCTTTAATTCACCCATGGGAGCATGCCATAACTGTAATGGTTTAGGAATGACCCAATCAGTGGACCTTGAATTTTTAATACCAGACCCAAGTTTATCAATTGCAGAGGGCGGAATTCGCTACTATAAAAACATCGTTAATTCTCAAAACATTGAATGGCAGACTTTTGAACATCTTATACAATTCGCAAAAGTAGATGTGGATAAACCAATTAGTAAACTTACGAAAAAGCAAATGGATATTTTACTTTATGGAAGTATTGTTCCGGTTAAATATGTTATCGAGTCTCGTTCTGGTAATAGTTTTCATCGTAATGAACCCATTGAAGGGGTTGTAAGTCTTATTGAACGTCGTCATCGTGATACAACATCTTCATCATCACGTGAATGGTATGGATCATTTATGGGTGAAGCAGTGTGTTCTGAGTGTCATGGTGCCCGTCTCAATCAAGAAGCTTTAAGTGTGCGTGTCGGTGAATTAAACATCAGTCAATTTACGGAACAATCCATTGGAGATGCACTTCACTTCATGGATCGTCTAGAACTCGACGAAATGAAGGCGAATATCGCGGAACTGGTGATTAAAGAAATTGTCTCTCGTCTTACATTCCTAAAAGATGTTGGGCTTGAATATTTAACTTTGGACCGTATCGCTGGAAGTCTTTCCGGAGGCGAGTCGCAAAGAATTCGACTTGCTACGCAAATTGGTTCGCGTCTGACCGGGGTTCTCTATGTTTTAGATGAACCATCCATCGGACTGCATCAGCGTGATAATGCACGGCTTATCGAAACTTTAAAAAACATGCGTGATCTTGGAAATACACTTATCGTTGTTGAACACGATGAGGAAACAATGGAAGCAGCAGACTGGATTGTGGATATTGGTCCGGGTGCGGGTGCTTTAGGTGGAGAAGTTATTGCAAACGGACCCCTTGCGTCTATTTTAGAAAACGAAGATTCCATTACGGGTCAGTATCTCAGTGGAAAACGAAGAATACCTACACCTAAAAAACGCCGTAAAGGTAATAAAAAGAAAATTGAAATTATGGGTGCAGAAGAAAATAACCTCAAAGGAATCAATGTTAAGTTTCCACTTGGTACATTCATTGCAGTTACGGGTGTAAGTGGCAGTGGTAAGTCATCGCTTGTAAATGAAGTTTTAAGTAAGACAGTATATCATGCACTTGGAAAACAGCGTGTGAAACCAGGTAAGCATAAGAAAATTAAAGGTCTTGAAAATATCGATAAATTAATTACGATTGATCAAAATCCAATCGGACGGACACCACGTTCAAACCCCGCAACATATACGGGAGTATTTGATGATATTCGTGATTTGTTTGCGAAAACGCCTGAAGCGAAAATGCGTGGATACGATAAAGGTCGATTTTCGTTTAATGTGGCGGGAGGCCGCTGTGAAATGTGTAAGGGTGATGGTGTGAAGCGGATATCAATGCACTTTTTACCAGATGTATTTGTGAAATGTAGTGAATGCGACGGTAAACGATATAACGATGAAACACTTCAAGTACATTATAAAGAAAAAACAATTTTTGATATTCTTGATATGAGTATTGATCAAGCAACTGAGTTCTTTGCGCCAATTTCAAAAATTCGTAAGGGTCTTGAAACGTTACAAGATGTTGGGCTTGGATACATCAAATTGGGTCAATCAGCAACCACATTATCAGGTGGAGAAGCACAACGTGTTAAACTTGCAAGTGAACTCCAAAGACCATCAACGGGTAAGACTATGTTTGTTTTAGATGAACCTACAACAGGTTTACACAGCTACGATGTGGAAAAACTAACTGGTGTATTACAACGTATTGTGGAAAATGGTGATACCGTTGTTGTTATTGAACATAACCTAGATGTTATTAAAAATGCAGACTATGTGATTGATTTAGGTCCAGAAGGTGGCGAAGGCGGCGGTACGCTTGTTGCCTGTGGTACACCTGAAGACATCGCTCAAGTTGAAAATAGTTATACAGGACATTATCTCAAAGGGGTATTAGAAAAGGGGTAG
- the hprK gene encoding HPr(Ser) kinase/phosphatase, which produces MEERVSCSVKTLVDHFGFEQVAGDRESLRRRITLPNTNRPGLELTGFYAHAEPKRVVIIGNKESSFIKTLDESEQEERFGTILNEETPFALITGGNPCPPTLCKVANQKNFPVFVTERPSSDIMVEIVTFLDEVLAPTGNVHGVLMNVFGKGVLIIGESGMGKSEVALELVLRGHALIADDRVDITRVKDKIIGTAPELLRSMLEIRGIGIIDVSQMFGVRSYLEQEEINFVIEFTKWDDNQQYLRAGIEEQLPYEALGLQIPHLVFPVKEGRNMAVLVESAVRDHMLKQRGINSAEIFDERVMDFIKRQAKEHVDD; this is translated from the coding sequence ATGGAAGAAAGAGTATCGTGTAGTGTTAAGACCCTTGTTGACCATTTCGGGTTCGAACAAGTAGCAGGTGATCGTGAATCATTAAGAAGACGAATTACGCTCCCAAATACAAATAGACCAGGTCTTGAATTAACAGGGTTCTATGCCCATGCAGAACCGAAGCGTGTTGTTATTATCGGTAATAAAGAATCATCATTTATCAAAACACTTGATGAATCAGAGCAAGAAGAACGCTTTGGTACAATACTTAACGAAGAAACACCATTTGCTTTGATTACAGGTGGAAACCCATGTCCACCAACACTTTGTAAAGTAGCGAATCAAAAGAACTTTCCAGTGTTTGTTACAGAACGACCAAGTTCCGATATCATGGTGGAAATCGTTACGTTCTTGGATGAAGTATTGGCCCCTACAGGGAATGTTCACGGTGTATTAATGAACGTTTTTGGTAAAGGCGTACTTATTATTGGTGAAAGTGGCATGGGTAAAAGTGAGGTAGCACTTGAACTGGTATTGCGTGGTCATGCATTGATCGCCGATGATCGTGTTGATATTACCCGTGTTAAAGATAAAATAATTGGGACTGCACCCGAGTTACTACGGAGCATGCTTGAAATTCGTGGAATTGGAATCATTGATGTAAGTCAGATGTTTGGTGTACGATCCTATCTTGAACAAGAAGAAATAAATTTTGTAATTGAGTTTACAAAATGGGATGATAATCAGCAATATTTAAGAGCGGGAATCGAAGAACAGTTACCCTATGAAGCATTAGGATTACAAATTCCGCATTTGGTGTTCCCTGTTAAAGAGGGTCGTAATATGGCTGTGCTCGTTGAATCAGCAGTGCGTGATCATATGCTTAAGCAACGAGGAATTAATAGCGCAGAGATTTTTGACGAGCGCGTAATGGATTTTATTAAACGTCAAGCAAAGGAGCATGTTGATGATTAA
- the lgt gene encoding prolipoprotein diacylglyceryl transferase, with amino-acid sequence MIKFFPNTQTFVQIGPVSIAWYAILIMTGAFLAYYISQRNLLKVGYKKDDIEDLFMGSLIAGFLGARIWYVLFFEFKTYLAQPLRIFAIHEGGLAIQGGLIAGVAFGYWFTKRRRLNFIQWADLIIPNILLAQAIGRWGNFMNKEAYGRVVQESFYNHFPMWFKDMMFIDGAFRQPTFFYESVANIIGWILIVFVLKRLSKIKRGDLTFAYMMWYGATRFIIEGFRSDSLMFGPIRVAQFISIIFVIVGVAGYMGCFKKYLERRKPIILFDFDGTIANTQSCILETFRRVFEIYKPEYQLEEQEMKTFLGPTLHDTFSKYFEEEEIDAIIQEYRRINHELHETYVVPMEHAIELLEDLKNEGYRMGIVSNKITSTLELGMKVTGIKPELFEVVLGCDLFEPVKPDPAGIDKALELMNADRGQLIYVGDTASDILAGQRAGSFTIGYVFDKIREKDLEESKPNRMISDLMEIKEILKEDHEWTITMM; translated from the coding sequence ATGATTAAGTTTTTTCCAAATACTCAAACATTCGTGCAGATTGGCCCTGTAAGCATTGCGTGGTATGCAATTTTGATTATGACGGGTGCATTTCTTGCATATTATATAAGTCAACGTAACTTACTAAAGGTGGGTTATAAGAAAGACGATATTGAAGATTTATTTATGGGTTCGCTCATCGCCGGTTTTCTAGGCGCGCGTATTTGGTATGTTTTATTTTTTGAATTTAAAACATACCTTGCTCAACCGTTACGTATCTTCGCGATTCATGAAGGTGGTCTTGCAATTCAAGGAGGCTTGATTGCGGGGGTCGCTTTCGGTTACTGGTTTACCAAACGCCGTCGTCTTAATTTTATACAGTGGGCTGATTTAATTATTCCAAATATATTACTCGCTCAAGCAATTGGGCGCTGGGGTAATTTTATGAATAAAGAAGCCTATGGACGTGTCGTCCAAGAAAGCTTCTATAATCATTTCCCTATGTGGTTTAAAGACATGATGTTTATTGATGGTGCTTTCCGTCAACCTACATTTTTCTATGAAAGTGTCGCAAACATTATAGGGTGGATTCTTATTGTTTTTGTACTTAAACGATTAAGTAAAATTAAACGTGGTGATTTAACCTTCGCATATATGATGTGGTATGGTGCAACACGTTTCATTATTGAAGGGTTTAGATCAGACAGTCTGATGTTTGGACCGATTCGCGTTGCGCAATTTATTTCAATTATATTTGTAATTGTTGGTGTTGCGGGATATATGGGCTGCTTTAAGAAATACTTGGAACGTCGAAAACCGATTATCTTATTCGATTTTGATGGAACCATCGCCAATACCCAATCATGTATTCTAGAAACGTTCCGTCGCGTGTTCGAAATATACAAACCCGAATACCAACTGGAAGAACAAGAAATGAAAACATTCCTCGGACCGACACTTCACGATACGTTTAGTAAATACTTTGAAGAAGAAGAAATCGACGCCATTATTCAAGAGTACCGACGAATTAATCATGAATTACATGAAACCTATGTTGTTCCTATGGAACACGCCATAGAGCTATTAGAAGATTTAAAAAATGAAGGATATCGAATGGGTATTGTTTCAAACAAAATCACATCAACCCTTGAACTCGGAATGAAAGTTACAGGAATTAAACCCGAACTTTTTGAAGTCGTATTAGGCTGTGATTTATTTGAACCGGTTAAACCCGATCCAGCAGGCATCGATAAGGCACTTGAATTGATGAATGCAGATCGTGGACAATTAATATATGTTGGAGATACTGCTTCAGATATTCTCGCTGGACAGCGGGCAGGTTCGTTTACTATCGGATATGTATTTGATAAAATACGTGAGAAGGATTTAGAAGAAAGTAAACCGAATCGTATGATTTCGGATTTAATGGAAATCAAAGAAATATTGAAGGAGGATCACGAATGGACAATAACTATGATGTAA
- a CDS encoding aminoglycoside 6-adenylyltransferase yields the protein MRTETEIMTLILDQAKLSQHIRIVAMNGSRVNKKIEKDLMQDYDIAFIVDNLEYYINHQSWLEPFGKVLMMQRPDDFTLFGQLKSRDYHYLVQFEDGVRIDFTFIAIENLEAYLQEDHLVEIILDKDSIISGVIPATDRDYWIEKPNEQKYRDCINEMLWLSFYVVKGIKRHEPIYAMDHLASMRQMLLQMITWQVGFETDFSISVGKNFKYLDRYISSSMWDKVLATYNLSSKEQCIVVLESMLTIFSVVADRVGDYGTFVYDRHEYHDVSTYVLKQINDE from the coding sequence ATGCGAACAGAAACTGAAATAATGACACTGATTTTGGATCAAGCAAAATTGAGTCAACATATTCGAATTGTCGCAATGAATGGTTCAAGAGTGAATAAAAAAATTGAGAAAGATTTGATGCAAGATTATGATATTGCATTCATTGTGGATAATTTAGAATATTATATCAATCATCAGTCTTGGTTAGAACCTTTTGGGAAAGTCCTTATGATGCAAAGACCGGATGATTTCACGCTGTTTGGACAGTTAAAATCACGCGACTATCATTATTTGGTTCAATTTGAAGATGGAGTTCGTATCGACTTTACCTTTATCGCTATTGAAAATTTAGAAGCCTACCTTCAGGAAGACCACCTCGTAGAAATAATTCTGGATAAGGATTCCATTATATCGGGAGTTATACCGGCAACAGATCGTGACTATTGGATTGAAAAACCAAATGAACAGAAATATCGTGATTGTATTAATGAGATGTTATGGTTATCATTTTATGTCGTGAAAGGTATCAAACGTCATGAGCCGATTTATGCGATGGACCATCTCGCATCGATGCGTCAAATGCTTCTTCAAATGATTACTTGGCAAGTTGGTTTTGAAACTGACTTTTCGATTAGTGTTGGGAAAAATTTCAAATATCTTGATCGATATATCAGCTCAAGTATGTGGGATAAGGTGCTTGCGACGTATAATTTAAGTTCAAAAGAGCAGTGTATTGTAGTTTTGGAATCGATGTTGACTATCTTTTCAGTTGTGGCTGATCGGGTGGGAGATTATGGAACGTTTGTATATGATCGTCATGAATATCATGATGTTTCAACTTATGTCTTAAAACAGATTAACGATGAGTAA
- the rapZ gene encoding RNase adapter RapZ, which yields MEKQKVVLVTGLSGAGKTSAMAVLEDMGYHCIDRFPVFMIEDLVKDIEAMKDGTYSNLALSVNAADFDIFYRTFKNSECELIVLFLDASKEQLLLRYKYNRRNHPLIVANLANGLEEAIDAEIEQFSNIKSRASIIIDTTFLTQQNLTSRIKRFFKIEGNQSLSLSFISFGYRKGLPMDADLVFDVRFLNNPYWEESLRSMTGNDKPVFDYVINDEKTQEFLKYLTQFLDYAFERYIEESKHLLTVAIGCTGGQHRSVSIVNWLYENYDKQYNTLKDHRDMPEDKE from the coding sequence ATGGAAAAACAAAAAGTAGTTTTAGTAACAGGTCTATCGGGTGCAGGGAAAACAAGTGCCATGGCCGTTTTAGAAGACATGGGGTATCATTGTATTGATCGTTTTCCTGTATTTATGATCGAAGATCTTGTCAAAGATATCGAAGCAATGAAGGATGGAACATACAGTAATTTAGCGTTAAGTGTTAATGCAGCGGATTTTGATATTTTCTACCGTACATTTAAAAACTCAGAATGCGAATTAATTGTGTTGTTTTTAGATGCGAGCAAAGAGCAGCTTCTATTACGCTACAAATATAATCGTCGCAACCATCCATTAATCGTTGCGAATTTAGCAAATGGACTTGAAGAAGCAATCGATGCGGAAATTGAACAATTTTCAAACATTAAATCACGTGCATCAATTATCATCGACACAACATTTTTAACACAACAAAACCTAACATCAAGAATTAAACGATTCTTCAAAATTGAAGGAAACCAATCATTGTCGCTGAGTTTCATATCCTTTGGGTATCGTAAAGGCTTGCCGATGGATGCAGACCTTGTTTTTGATGTGCGATTCTTAAACAATCCATATTGGGAAGAGTCTTTGCGATCGATGACAGGGAATGATAAACCTGTATTTGATTACGTTATTAACGATGAAAAAACCCAAGAGTTCTTAAAATACCTAACCCAATTTTTAGATTATGCGTTTGAACGTTATATTGAAGAATCAAAACACTTATTAACAGTTGCGATTGGATGTACCGGTGGGCAACATCGATCTGTTTCCATCGTTAATTGGCTTTATGAAAATTATGATAAGCAATATAACACACTTAAAGACCACCGTGACATGCCTGAGGACAAAGAGTAA
- a CDS encoding NAD(P)/FAD-dependent oxidoreductase codes for MDNNYDVIIIGAGPAGLTAAVYAGRAGLKTAMLESEAPGGKMIKTDLVQNYPGVDNIAGVDLSMKMFEHSTAYGTEYLYGNVNGIVDEGEFKVIKTEDGSEYRAHVVIVATGTNERTLGFEKDDALLGHGLSYCAVCDGAFFRDKKVVVIGGGNSALEEAVYLTQFANEVNLVIRRDVFRGDDSAQRQVFNNEKINIIKKHIPVDYIDNDGKLTGMKFEHVETGEPLVIDTDGVFPYIGAIPATGFLKDLNVLDNEGYLIVNNQLETAIPGIFGAGDVIQKHLRQIVTATSDGAIAAQNAFHYIQDLKSKA; via the coding sequence ATGGACAATAACTATGATGTAATCATTATTGGAGCGGGTCCAGCAGGTTTAACAGCAGCCGTTTATGCAGGACGTGCAGGCTTGAAAACAGCAATGTTGGAATCGGAAGCTCCCGGTGGAAAAATGATTAAAACGGACTTGGTCCAAAATTATCCAGGTGTGGATAATATTGCGGGTGTTGATTTATCAATGAAGATGTTTGAACACTCAACCGCTTATGGTACAGAATACCTTTATGGGAATGTGAATGGCATTGTTGATGAAGGGGAATTTAAAGTAATCAAAACTGAAGATGGTTCAGAATACCGTGCCCATGTTGTGATTGTGGCAACAGGGACAAACGAACGTACATTAGGATTTGAAAAAGATGATGCACTCTTGGGTCATGGTCTATCTTATTGTGCTGTGTGTGATGGAGCATTCTTTAGAGATAAAAAAGTAGTTGTTATTGGTGGAGGAAACTCCGCACTTGAAGAGGCTGTCTATTTAACACAGTTTGCCAATGAAGTTAATCTTGTGATTCGAAGAGATGTGTTCCGTGGTGATGATTCAGCGCAACGCCAAGTATTTAATAACGAAAAAATTAATATCATTAAAAAACATATTCCAGTGGACTACATCGATAACGATGGGAAGTTAACAGGTATGAAGTTTGAACATGTTGAAACTGGAGAGCCACTTGTAATTGATACAGATGGCGTCTTCCCTTATATTGGAGCGATTCCAGCAACAGGGTTCTTAAAAGATTTAAATGTTCTCGATAACGAAGGTTATTTGATCGTTAATAACCAACTTGAAACTGCAATTCCAGGTATTTTTGGAGCAGGGGATGTTATTCAAAAACATTTACGTCAAATTGTTACAGCAACAAGTGATGGAGCAATTGCGGCGCAAAATGCATTTCACTATATACAAGATCTTAAATCTAAGGCATAG